In one window of Amblyraja radiata isolate CabotCenter1 chromosome 29, sAmbRad1.1.pri, whole genome shotgun sequence DNA:
- the LOC116989461 gene encoding MOB kinase activator 3B: MAVALKQVFNKDKTFRPKRKFERGTQRFELHKQAQASLNAGLDLKVAVQLPSNEDLNDWVAVHVVDFFNRINLIYGTVSEFCTDTTCPVMSGGPRYEYRWQDENKYRKPTALSAPQYMSLLMDWIETQVNNENIFPTSVGTPFPRNFQQVCKKILSRLFRVFVHVYIHHFDRIGFMGAEAHVNTCYKHFYYFVKEFNLIDSKELVPLKEMTMRMCH; encoded by the exons ATGGCCGTGGCCTTGAAACAAGTGTTCAATAAGGACAAGACGTTCCGCCCCAAGCGCAAGTTTGAGCGGGGCACGCAGAGGTTTGAACTGCATAAGCAGGCACAAGCATCGCTGAATGCGGGCCTGGATCTGAAAGTCGCAGTTCAGCTCCCTTCCAACGAGGACCTCAATGACTGGGTGGCCGTACACGTGGTGGATTTCTTCAACCGCATTAATCTGATCTACGGAACGGTTTCCGAGTTCTGTACCGATACCACATGCCCAGTAATGTCAGGTGGACCTCGGTATGAGTACAGATGGCAGGATGAGAATAAATACAGGAAGCCCACCGCACTGTCCGCGCCACAGTATATGAGTCTCCTCATGGACTGGATTGAAACCCAAGTCAACAATGAAAACATCTTTCCGACCAGTGTTG GAACTCCATTTCCCAGGAACTTCCAGCAAGTTTGCAAGAAGATCCTCTCTCGTCTTTTCCGTGTATTCGTCCACGTTTACATCCACCACTTTGACCGAATCGGCTTTATGGGAGCCGAGGCCCATGTTAATACTTGTTACAAACATTTTTACTACTTTGTTAAAGAGTTCAACCTTATAGACAGCAAAGAATTAGTACCACTG